In Xanthomonas sacchari, a genomic segment contains:
- the minC gene encoding septum site-determining protein MinC: MSSVNLDFEQAGELKIGQVGIANLRVRTLDVARLSQEMRERVQRAPKLFGRAAVIIDFGGLAQTPDVATAQALLNGLRDAGVLPVALAYGTREIEELSVALGLPLLAKFRAQYERFDGGAPAAAPAPVSPPPPPPPAPAARPQPGRMQKNAVRSGQQLYAENCDLTVVATVGAGAEVISDGSIHIYGSLRGRALAGAQGNTEARIFCRDFHAELVAIAGHYKVLDDIPKELRGKAVQVWLEQDQIMIAAQD, from the coding sequence GTGTCGTCGGTGAATCTGGATTTCGAGCAGGCCGGCGAACTGAAGATCGGCCAGGTCGGCATCGCCAACCTGCGCGTGCGCACGCTGGACGTGGCGCGGCTGAGCCAGGAGATGCGCGAGCGCGTGCAGCGCGCGCCCAAGCTGTTCGGCCGTGCCGCGGTGATCATCGATTTCGGCGGCCTGGCGCAGACCCCGGACGTGGCCACCGCGCAGGCGTTGCTGAACGGCCTGCGCGACGCCGGCGTGCTGCCGGTGGCGCTGGCCTACGGCACCCGCGAGATCGAGGAGCTGTCGGTGGCGCTGGGGCTGCCGCTGCTGGCCAAGTTCCGCGCGCAGTACGAGCGTTTCGATGGCGGCGCACCCGCTGCGGCGCCGGCGCCGGTCTCGCCCCCGCCTCCGCCGCCGCCCGCTCCGGCGGCACGCCCGCAACCCGGGCGCATGCAGAAGAACGCGGTACGCTCCGGACAACAGCTGTATGCGGAGAACTGCGACCTGACCGTGGTGGCCACCGTTGGCGCTGGCGCCGAGGTGATCTCCGACGGCAGCATCCACATCTACGGCAGCCTCCGCGGCCGCGCCCTGGCCGGCGCGCAGGGCAACACCGAGGCGCGGATCTTCTGCCGCGACTTCCACGCCGAACTGGTCGCCATTGCCGGCCACTACAAGGTGCTGGACGATATTCCCAAGGAACTGCGTGGCAAGGCCGTCCAGGTCTGGCTGGAGCAGGACCAGATCATGATCGCCGCGCAAGACTGA
- a CDS encoding GNAT family N-acetyltransferase has translation MSIVIRDVREHELDSVLALNNNAGLAILPLDSAKLHRFYETAEYFRVAERDGNLAGFLVGFGSDSDHDSSNFAWFRERYPQFFYIDRIVVASRRRGGGVGRAFYADVQSYAELRYPQLACEVFLDHGADAALLFHGSFGFREVGQNTMNEVEVRASMLLKDLCSYAWVRETYGDTLPDLPWAGHAHRLQRAQRPTGT, from the coding sequence ATGTCGATCGTCATCCGCGACGTGCGCGAGCACGAGCTCGATTCGGTCCTGGCCCTGAACAACAACGCCGGACTGGCGATCCTGCCGCTGGATTCGGCCAAGCTGCACCGCTTCTACGAAACCGCAGAGTACTTCCGCGTCGCCGAGCGCGACGGCAACCTGGCCGGCTTCCTGGTCGGCTTCGGCAGCGACAGCGACCACGACAGCAGCAATTTCGCCTGGTTCCGCGAGCGCTACCCGCAGTTTTTCTACATCGACCGCATCGTGGTGGCCAGCCGCCGCCGCGGCGGCGGCGTCGGCCGGGCGTTCTACGCCGACGTGCAGAGCTACGCCGAGTTGCGCTACCCGCAACTGGCGTGCGAGGTTTTTCTGGATCACGGCGCCGATGCGGCGCTGCTGTTCCATGGCAGCTTCGGTTTTCGCGAAGTGGGCCAGAACACGATGAACGAAGTGGAGGTGCGTGCGAGCATGCTGTTGAAGGATCTGTGCAGTTACGCCTGGGTGCGCGAAACCTATGGCGACACCCTGCCCGACCTGCCCTGGGCCGGCCACGCCCATCGCCTGCAGCGGGCGCAGCGCCCGACCGGGACCTGA